Part of the Ursus arctos isolate Adak ecotype North America unplaced genomic scaffold, UrsArc2.0 scaffold_4, whole genome shotgun sequence genome, GCTACCTGACCAGAATCCTAGCCATAAACAGCATACCTCACTCACCCTGAGCGAGCACCAGGAGAGCTAAGAGCTAGAGAGTAGCAAGCATGCTACATACAGCATCACATCGCAATAAACTCTACCCCGTCTTAGGTGTACTCAGTGAAGCAGCAATATTATCTTTCAAAGTCGCACTTCATATCGCCGGGGACTTACGTGTCCTCATTAGGCACTGGCCAGCTGGCAGGCACCAAAAAAGCCCACTGCTCCGCAAATAGCAAATAACAAAATAGGGAGTTACCTGGCAGGGCCTTACCTCAAAATTGCAGACTAGTTATGTCATCAGAATGATGAAGGACGTATGGTGAAGGGACAAAGTCACCTACGAATATGGGAACACTTTCTTGAACTCCGTGTTCAAAAGGCATGGCACAGGGAACTAGGATTCTGAtccactcttttttaaaaaatatcactcaACTGCAAGGACTTCTGTTTTGCGAAGGAGAAAGTAACTGAGGGGCGGCTCGGAAGAGAACAGCAAAATAGCAACAACGACAACAACGAAGCCCTTCAGGAAATGACTGAAGGACCTACATCTGCGAAACTGGGGAAACGGATGACTAAGTGGGAACCTCATACCAGCCCACAAATAACTGCAAGGTGTAAAGCTGGGAAGGAGTGAAATTTTAGGATGGCACAAAGGAAGATCAAACACGGCCAGGGTCGTATGTGACTACACTTTGCAAGCCTCCAAATTTTTCCAACATACCAGACACAGTGATGATCCATTCTCCTCACACAGATGCCGCATATCTGGCAATGCCATGCCCGGGCCGGTCGCACTAGCTGGCACTTGGCACACCAGTCCTCCTTCACCTTGGCGGGGCTTCCGGCCAACACCCTGCAAGAGCCCCTAAGATCATCCTTCGGCGTGCGGTTGCTGAGACTGCCCGACGACTCCGCACTAGGGAGCCCTCTGGTCTTCTCCTGCCCGTCTCTGCTCAGGCATTCGGTCTGGCTGCTGCTGAGAGATCTGGCATTGCTTGCTGGATTTCTGAGGTAGCCTGGATTCTTCTTGGCTCTGTACAAGGCTAAGAGTATCAGAAATAACCCGCAGGTAAGAAGGGCCAGCTGAGTGGGCCCCACACGCCCTTTGGGGACCACTTCCTGCAGGAACACATAGTACATGTAGCCCAGAGAGAACAGTCCGAGGCTCAGGAAAAACAGAGtctgttctttccttctgtgAGTGAGGTAGTAGTACCACAGAgccagcccagggagggaggtCAAAACCACCGCCCCCAGCAGGAAATGCCAGGAAGCCACGCGGAGGAAGACGGGCAGCAGGACGAGTGGGGGGATGATGCTAATGTTAACTTTTTTGGCTCCCCTAAGCCAAGGAATTCGGAGGCGATCAGAAATAGTATCCATGATTCTTTCGCAAGTCTCTGGCTGCACGGATTTACATGTAATCCATCTATTCAGAAGAGCACAAAGAGAAGGCACTTCACATGGGTTTGCTAAATTCAAAACCACGGAACACTGTAGGCCAAACAGCACGATAAATGACAAAAGAGGCCAAAGGCCAAGTACTCTATCTCCATACTCCTAAACCCGAGCTCTTCGGATCACATATCATTTACTTGATACGAAAAAGAAGATAATGTTTAGAAATGTAACAGTTAACACTACTTCTCCCGAAGCAAACACATAGGAATACAGACACACTCTGTGCAAGTACCGTTCAGACTTGGATGAGCATAGAGACTTAAGATCCTCAAAAAAATTCATAATCTTGTTGTGAAGACAACATGGGAACTCCAGAAGGATCACAGAAGAGACAAAGCAGCAAAATTGCCCGATGAACTATTGTGGCCAAACACTGTAAGGCGTGCTCAGAGGACAGTGGACACTGCTGGGTGGAGTCACGAGAGGGATCTCTGTGAAAAAGGTGGGTTCTGGGCCCCACCTCGACGGCGGGCtagcatgtgtgtgggggggggggggggagtggaaggcagggAGGCGTTCCAGTGGAGCGGCACCTGTGCAGCACAAACCTGTCCTGAGCCCAGGGAGTCACCAGTCTAGCAGGGCCAGGGAGTTTCGTGAGAAAAAGTGGAGAGCAAACTAGTTAAGAGCACAATGACTGAGCTTCGTGGACACACAGTATTTGTTGACATGTTTGCACACTTAGGCTAGCAAGACAAGGAACGATAACTCTTGATTGCAGACAAACAATTTAGAAGAGTAAGGTGACAACTTGGACGAGAGGGGAGGTAAGTACATGAGAGTCATACAGAACAGCAGgacaaagggaaaaatggaagCCTGTCTCCAGAGAGGGGTACAGCGGGAGGAGGCAAGAGAGCTCAGGGACGGCCCAGGTCTCAAGGGCTAGAAGAGGTAAAGAGTTAGAAGGTTAATGGAAGAGCTGTGGTCTCGAGTGATGGAGGTTATGGAAACAGCATCATTTTTCCATTCATTAAAGCAGAGTGCTCCATTTTCTCCATATGGATTTTAGACTAAGTCTGTTTAAAAATACCTGTAAAAAAGACTAAGACACTATCAAGGAAGAATTACAAAAGGACTATAGGGTCTTCAGGACTCTGGTAGTAAACTACAGAGGTCCCAAGATGCTTTTCATGTCTAGATGAATGCACTGAGCTTTAAGTCAGCAACGTGCCATGACAGTGAATTTTTTTAACCagaagtaattattaataggaaAAGCAAGTTTCCAACATCCTTACTGTCCTCCCACATTGTGCTTTCCATATGGCAAAAATTTTTAGGTATGTGATTATTTAGAAAATGGATTAAAACCTCGTTATCACTATTTGGTACAGATTTTTCCTCTGAtgttaaaaatcatctttttggATAGTAACTTTCAACACTTGGGAtaacaaagtgaaaataaaagccaaatacGATGATTATCAGTCAAGACAATGTTGCTGCCCATGCTGAAAACAGCCAGTCCAGCGCAGGGACATGCATGCTGGCTGGATTTCCTCCCCAGGGACAAGGGGTGAGACCAGTGCCAACAGCAGGAACATCATCTTCCAACCCTCAAGACCCCTTGTGGCCAGGTGCAGTCCAACCTCAAGTAGTTGATCTCCAGAGGCTGAGAACACTGAGAGTGTAGGAGCTTCCTGGTACCAATGTGTTCATTTTAAATGTCCAGATTTTGCTGCtctacactttattttttatacatttaactTGCCACTATCCCTTTCTTTGCCTGTTCTCTCCATCATCTCCTCCCTTGAAGTGAAAAATAGTAATGTCCTACTAAACTGAGCGGAATAGACAGCCGCACAGTTGTGCACTACTAATTCACCTTCATAAAATCCCCACACCTGGCATAGAAGACAGCTCTCAATTTCAGATTCTTGGAAATAGTATCAGGAGCAAATTCTAGCGTTCTGGATGGCTAAACTTAAAGTAAGCATGGCAGTTCTTAAAAGAGCCAGTGGGGTGAGCTTCAAGAAACGCTCTGCCCTTACCTATCACACCCTTCATCGAGATCCTGGCAATCACACAAGCAAGCAGCCACGTGGTTCTTTTCCCCATTTCGATCGATGTACTCGCAGCAGCACAGGGGCTCCAATTCAGgttcttctgctttgtttttcttccctggCTTCATACTGCCCTTCTGTGCCATGATTTCCACCTGTCACCACGAGCTGTAAGAAGTCCTCAGTGGGTAAAGGTGAAAAGAACACGACTCACATCTTGTAAACACATCCACGCCTCTCTCTGATTATCCAGCAACGCCTGAGAAATCaaataggagaagaaagagggggagggggagtctcATTTTCATCAGGCTTTTCTTGCTCCGCTCGGCCAGACAGGGAGCTCTACGGGCTCCCAGCCGCCTTCACCGCCCCTTCCCACCAAGGCTGGCGCCGTCTGGGTACCAGTGGTTCCCATGGTGACAGCCGACCACACGGCCCCGAACAGCCCCGGGGCGCGGGCGGCTGCGCTCACCTGCAGGTGCAGCATGGGGAGGGCCGAGCGGTCCCCGCCCAAAGCCCGGGGACAGGTGGAAACTCGCCCTCTAGGCTGCGGGCGGAGAAAAGCGCGTGCTGCCGGGGCTGGCGCATGCACCCGGCTCCGGGGAGGCCACCAGACGCCGGTGCAGCGCTCGGGGTCGCCGTCCAGCCACGTTGCTCCGGCTCAGCACAGGACGCACCTCTCCCGCCCCCGCCGACCGTGAGGACGTGGGCGGACCGCGagcgccgccccgccccgcccaaaGAATGACCTTGGAAGGGAAGTTACCTGCGCTCCGGGGCCGAGGTGCGGCGGCAACCGAAGAGGCCCcggtggaagggagaagggtCAATTCCTCCCGAGGCGCGGACGCGTCTTCCAAGCTCTGCTCCGCTGGGCTCTCAGTGTGACGGCTAGAGTCCCGGAGATCCCGGCTCCGCTCCGCCGCGCCTTCGCCGCCGCCCACCTGTGAGCATAGGCGGCCGCGGCTCGGGCAGCGCGCCCGCCTCCCCGCCGCCCTCCTGCCCGCCGGCTCGGCGCGGCAAGTCCGCGCGCTCTTCCGGGTGGCCCGCCCCCGGCGCCGGGGTTCCCCGCCCGCCCGCACGtgcgccgcccgccgcccggcGGAGCTCGCCGGccaggcccctcccccggcccgAGGCCCTGGCGCCCGGAGGAAGCGAGGACCTGAGGACCCGCACCTGGAGTGGGTGCGGACGGCGGGGCCCAGGGCTGGCCCGGCACCTTCGCCCCGCCCGGCCCCAGTGCGGCCCCGCGGGTGCCTGCGGGCGGTACGTGGGCGGGGCAACCCCAGAGCCCTGGGCCGGGGGAGGTGCCAACGGAAAGACGGGAAACCCGGGAACCCGGAGGATTCCCTAAGCACCGGAGACCCGGGGGTCAGCCAATCTTCATTCGGACGCGGGCAACAGGCTTAGGTGGAGATATCCGCCGCAAGTTGTTACCGAGGCACCGCCCCCAAATTCTCCAGCCTTCCCTTAAAGGCCCATCGCTGTCTGGGATCTGTTCATTTATAAAGCTTGTTCATTTTCATGATTTCTGGCGAGGAGATTCTACATTCGACCGGCAGGCCTACTAGTACTTTTGTTCCAAGAGTCTGCATATTTGAAATGAAACAGTCTGCATAATTGAAATGAGTCctctttgggttttatttttgcacaaaattttttaaagagtgtaGGCCCATAAACACGTTTTCGCTATAGCAGTTTCtagttatttgtgttttgggttttttttttaacagaaaaactACAACtcacattttgtgttttattgatATTCAATTTACATAACAGGCTCAAATGCAATTAAGTTCTGCATACATACATGTTTAATCTATAAAGCAACTTTGGTCATTTTCTTTGAGGTATATTTATGAAGTACAAGTTTTAAAGAAACATCACAAAAATATTCAGCCTGCCACTGATCATTTTTGTGAATTGAACAAAGTCTTCAAGTTTATAATCTAGTGACTCTTGCTCACAGCCACACTGCATAAATCAAAAAACCCCCAGGTAAGCACACTGGTACCCCAAGGTAGGTTTGTTGGGAATCACCCAGAGAAATCCATTTTCTCTGCAATTAAGTCAATACTTTCATTCTCTACAGGCATCTCAAAAATGACTTTAGCAATCTCCTGTGgctctggggaaagaaagaaacatttaactAAAGGCAAGCATCATCTAAACAGTAAGAATATATACAAACTATTCGGCACTGTCTTTCACTTGTTCCAGAGACATCACTTGTATTGAGACATATATGAAATTTTTCATGAAAGAGCCAAAGCTTCTTCTGGCTTCAAACTTCAGTCAGTGCCCTACTATTGGTACATAGTGCTCCCAAAAGTTTTTATTGAAGAGCTAAAGTTTGTGTCTGGTTATAACTTACCAGCCGAAACAGGCCGcacacatgaatgaataaatgaagacataTGTGGATACTGAAAAGTAATCCACAAATTATTCTCGACCACGTGGCTCACTTCCACCATGAAAGACTGCTAAGTTGAAGCCAAGCTTAGTTCAAGTATTCATCTGATCTGTCACTTAATGCCCAGACTTTAACATAATCCTCTGGTTTTTTAAATCAGAGCATGGTTCTTCATTTTGAGTGCTGGTATcctaaatgtttccttttccaaaatCGACTCTTCTGCCATTTGATACATGAAGGGGCAAGATAATCTCACCTCTGAGAGCTACCTGAAGAAGAAACaactatttcttcaaaaaaatacacCATGGCTCGAGAACCTTTCAGATAACTACCAACTTGCAGATTCAAAGGTTTGACCATTGAATTTGCATGCTAAATAAGTGAAGACACTGTAATATTTATAGTACACAAACTTAGGAATGTTATAATATATGCCTGAAAACTGGTCCTTCAAAAGTAGTAATGATAAAGAGGTTTATTCTTCTATTGTCTTCTTTAGCCTCTTGAATGTATCTCAACTGGGAAAGCAGCCTATTGGACACCTCCCGATTCTGTGCTAACAGATAAAGCATCAAACTTCAAACCTCACTGTAAAACTGAGGCCACGCTACTCAGTTCAGagtgtctcattttctttttgtatcagAAATTCAAATCCACAACATATTTCATGCTTCACTGGAGAAAGTCACTGCTTAGAATTTTGTATAAGAAGTGAAAGAATGGATTGTTAAGGCCATCAGAAACTAGTTATcaaattaatgttattaaaatgaatgCTCATATTAGAAGTACCAATAATGAGAAAATGTGGAAATGTTCCTATGACAATTAAAATCCTTCATCCTCTGGTTTTCtttaagatgttttcttttagttCCAAGTATCTCCACAACTTCAGGCCTTGAGATCACTAGCTTTTGACAGTCATGCCAGTCTTGTTCTTATTT contains:
- the ZDHHC23 gene encoding palmitoyltransferase ZDHHC23; this encodes MAQKGSMKPGKKNKAEEPELEPLCCCEYIDRNGEKNHVAACLCDCQDLDEGCDRWITCKSVQPETCERIMDTISDRLRIPWLRGAKKVNISIIPPLVLLPVFLRVASWHFLLGAVVLTSLPGLALWYYYLTHRRKEQTLFFLSLGLFSLGYMYYVFLQEVVPKGRVGPTQLALLTCGLFLILLALYRAKKNPGYLRNPASNARSLSSSQTECLSRDGQEKTRGLPSAESSGSLSNRTPKDDLRGSCRVLAGSPAKVKEDWCAKCQLVRPARAWHCQICGICVRRMDHHCVWINSCVGESNHQAFILALSIFLLTSVYGITLTLDTICRDRSVFTALFYCPGVYADYSSALSFTCVWYSVIVTAGMAYIFLIQLINISYNVTEREAQQALRRKTGRRLLCGLIVDTGQYNRGFLRNWHQFSTLGTRPCPHPAEDIV